A single window of Ananas comosus cultivar F153 linkage group 24, ASM154086v1, whole genome shotgun sequence DNA harbors:
- the LOC109728545 gene encoding uncharacterized protein LOC109728545 — protein sequence MGGAAAAADDDDAGAGEPSPTPMVVEVVLRTIGPARPTTLRLPSLISVRDLRRMVAAERGLPGERLKLVLRGKTLLDRKGDGIEDVVVRLDDGDCLMVAVMPKPPAKHLQEDDDDDDEELKFQIPQTTNWWKRKIFLFLREKLRLPDILLMAIFSISLKVWACIILWFSLAPVAHRWDLGPIYILGTGFLVILLNLGKRQHGDLSAYSIFNEGFRELPGTLNAERIDRDIRAGQF from the exons ATGggtggcgccgccgccgccgccgacgacgacgacgccggcgccggcgagccCTCGCCGACGCCGATGGTGGTGGAGGTCGTCCTCCGCACCATCGGCCCCGCGCGCCCCACCACCCTCCGCCTCCCCTCCCTCATCTCg GTTCGGGATCTGAGGCGGATGGTGGCGGCGGAGCGGGGGCTCCCGGGGGAGCGGCTGAAGCTCGTCCTCCGCGGGAAGACCCTCCTGGACAGGAAGGGCGATGGGATCGAAGACGTTGTTGTTCGGCTCGACGATGGGG atTGTCTTATGGTAGCTGTCATGCCTAAGCCACCGGCTAAGCATCTTCAAGAGGAtgacgacgatgatgatgaagaaCTG aaatttcaaattccacaGACAACTAACTGGTGGAAACGGAAGATTTTCTTATTTCTTCGTGAGAAGTTGAGATTGCCTG ATATCCTGTTGATGGCAATTTTCTCTATCAGTCTAAAGGTGTGGGCTTGCATTATCTTGTGGTTTTCATTGGCTCCTGTTGCTCACAGATGGGATTTGGGGCCCATTTAT ATACTTGGGACTGGGTTCTTAGTCATTCTTCTGAATCTTGGAAAGCGGCAACACGGGGATCTAAG TGCATATTCTATATTTAATGAAGGTTTCAGAGAGCTTCCCGGAACACTTAATGCGGAACGTATAGATCGCGACATTAGGGCTGGTCAGTTTTAA
- the LOC109728490 gene encoding egg cell-secreted protein 1.4-like has product MAKYSLYVVTLLFTFISISMAAKLQTLEEEEKFIKSLEQQAKFFIPPGTIFPNVAECWRSILKVEGCATDLFTSFFTFQFRLSRGCCEAVKEIGEKCFLNIFSNFPFNPQFPPLLEAFCSTIKAPKRSSSPPLAS; this is encoded by the coding sequence ATGGCTAAGTACTCTCTCTACGTTGTTACTCTCCTCTTTACTTTCATTTCTATTTCAATGGCAGCCAAACTCCAAActttagaagaagaagagaagttcATCAAAAGCTTAGAACAACAAGCGAAGTTCTTCATTCCTCCAGGAACAATTTTTCCGAATGTTGCAGAATGTTGGCGATCGATATTAAAGGTTGAGGGTTGCGCAACCGATCTCTTCACCTCCTTCTTCACATTCCAATTTCGATTGAGCCGCGGGTGCTGTGAGGCTGTGAAAGAGATTGGCGAAAAGTGCTTTTTGAACATCTTCTCCAACTTTCCTTTCAACCCACAATTTCCCCCACTTCTTGAGGCATTTTGCAGCACTATAAAAGCTCCGAAGCGTAGCTCGTCGCCGCCACTTGCATCATGA
- the LOC109728517 gene encoding ribose-phosphate pyrophosphokinase 1 — protein MPSRATSAATSAASSSLASPRRRSSGFPFRRCELTPRRASVAAAPVAVRCKLADPLRYSNGAVPCNSILNERILPGVLTTPYLQEMSSKNDMRLRIFSGTSNPALSQEIANYLGLELGKIKIKRFADGEIYVQLQESVRGCDVFLVQPTCPPANENLMELLIMIDACRRASAKNITAVIPYFGYARADRKTQGRESIAAKLVANMITEAGANRVLACDLHSGQSMGYFDIPVDHVYGQPVILDYLASKTICSNDLVVVSPDVGGVARARAFAKKLSDAPLAIVDKRRHGHNVAEVMNLIGDVRGKVAVMVDDMIDTAGTIAKGAELLHHEGAREVYACSTHAVFSPPAIERLSSGLFQEVIITNTIPVLEQKSFPQLTVLSVANLLGETIWRVHDDCSVGHEPYSSLDID, from the exons ATGCCGTCCAGGgccacctccgccgccacctccgccgcctcctcttccCTCGCCTCGCCACGTCGCCGGAGCTCCGGTTTCCCCTTCCGCCGCTGCGAGCTCACCCCCCGACGAGCCTCCGTCGCCGCCGCTCCCGTCGCCGTT AGATGCAAATTAGCTGATCCACTGAGGTATAGCAATGGAGCAGTACCATGCAATTCGATCCTTAATGAGCGGATATTGCCTGGCGTGTTAACGACGCCTTACTTACAAGAGATGAGCAGTAAGAATGACATGAGGCTGCGTATATTCTCGGGCACTTCCAATCCCGCTCTTTCTCAG GAAATTGCAAACTACTTGGGTCTAGAACTTGGAAAAATCAAGATAAAACGGTTTGCTGATGGGGAAATATATGTTCAATTACAAGAGAGTGTAAGAGGATGTGATGTTTTCTTAGTACAACCAACATGTCCGCCGGCAAATGAGAATCTTATGGAGCTTCTGATTATGATTGATGCCTGCCGCAGAGCATCTGCTAAGAATATCACCGCAGTCATACCTTACTTTGGTTATGCCCGAGCAGACCGTAAG ACTCAAGGGCGTGAGTCTATTGCAGCAAAACTTGTGGCCAATATGATTACCGAAGCTGGTGCGAACCGTGTGCTTGCTTGTGATCTTCACTCTGGGCAGTCCATGGGATATTTTGACATTCCAGTAGATCATGTTTATGGTCAG CCCGTGATCCTTGATTACCTGGCGAGCAAGACCATATGTTCAAATGACTTGGTAGTGGTCTCTCCAGATGTTGGAGGTGTTGCTAGAGCCCGGGCTTTTGCCAAGAAGCTGTCAGATGCACCTCTAGCTATTGTAGATAAAAGGCGCCACGGACACAATGTTGCTGAG GTGATGAATCTGATTGGCGATGTTAGAGGAAAAGTAGCTGTTATGGTGGATGACATGATAGATACTGCTG GAACGATTGCAAAAGGTGCAGAACTGTTGCATCATGAAGGAGCAAGGGAAGTCTATGCTTGCAGCACACATGCTGTTTTTAG CCCTCCTGCAATCGAGAGGCTGTCGAGTGGCCTATTCCAAGAGGTAATTATAACAAACACAATCCCCGTTCTGGAGCAGAAGAGCTtcccccagttgacagtccTATCTGTGGCCAACCTTTTAGGCGAGACCATTTGGCGAGTTCATGATGATTGCTCA GTCGGTCATGAACCTTACTCCAGCTTGGATATTGATTGA
- the LOC109728516 gene encoding type I inositol polyphosphate 5-phosphatase 2: MRRKGKRSESFWPSIVMRKWLNIKPKLHEFSEDEVDTESEDDEARNTGEDTLLNMLTIKGESPTEPSGMQTKAPSQGLRRGKSETLRVNYISIKDVRVMIGTWNVAGRVPFEDLELDEWLCSNEPVDMYILGFQEVVPLNAGNVLGAEDNRPIPKWEDIIRRTLNKFPQPKSLCKSYSAPPSPVSRPLTPHPTLQNKCASNAIDQEIQDDLTILQKKLQWKRIGANNGVNKLDWPEYSLDTLPPQAQTSGTKLRRALSSLHRHPHDTDIPHKIGLKRVYHSLGNLGMLWSEQQETIDVLNSIDDTSDKVSEDEEEGLSVALANVTDKGEVISKRECSKPRARFVRIGSKQMVGIYISVWVCRKLRRHVNNLEVSPVGVGLMGYMGNKGSVSVSMTLFQTRLCFVCSHLTSGHKVGDQQKRNADVNDILQRTRFSSVQDADKPQTIPSHDRIFWFGDLNYRLNLSDAEVRALVAMKQWDELINYDQLTKELKSGRIFEGWKEGLINFPPTYKYERNSNRYVGESSREGEKRRSPAWCDRILWLGKGIRQLSYWRSELDLSDHRPVGSMFSVEVEVFNRRKLERVLVLLP; encoded by the exons AtgagaaggaaaggaaagcgCTCCGAG TCCTTCTGGCCTTCGATTGTTATGCGAAAGTGGCTCAACATAAAGCCGAAGCTGCATGAGTTCAGTGAAGATGAAGTCGACACCGAGAGCGAGGATGACG AAGCGAGGAACACCGGAGAGGATACCTTGTTAAATATGTTGACAATAAAGGGTGAATCGCCGACTGAACCATCAG GAATGCAAACGAAGGCTCCTTCGCAAGGCCTTCGGAGAGGAAAATCAGAAACCTTGCGtgttaattacataagcataaAGGATGTGAG GGTGATGATTGGAACATGGAATGTTGCTGGAAGGGTCCCATTTGAAGATCTTGAGCTTGATGAGTGGCTTTGTTCGAACGAACCAGTAGACATGTATATTCTTGG CTTCCAGGAAGTAGTTCCTTTGAACGCCGGGAATGTACTCGGAGCCGAGGATAACAGGCCAATACCCAAGTGGGAAGATATAATTCGTCGAACCCTTAACAAATTCCCGCAGCCGAAGTCACTCTGTAAAAGTTACAGCGCTCCTCCCTCACCAGTATCGCGCCCTTTAACTCCTCATCCTACACTGCAAAACAAATGCGCGAGCAATGCAATTGATCAAGAGATTCAAGATGATCTAACTATCTTACAGAAGAAGTTGCAGTGGAAGAGAATAGGTGCGAATAACGGCGTGAATAAGTTAGATTGGCCCGAGTATTCATTAGACACGCTGCCGCCACAAGCTCAAACATCAGGCACAAAACTGAGGAGAGCGTTGAGTAGCTTGCATAGGCATCCGCATGATACCGACATACCACATAAAATTGGGTTAAAGAGGGTGTACCATAGCTTGGGGAATCTCGGAATGCTTTGGTCGGAACAGCAGGAAACAATAGATGTGCTGAATTCGATAGATGATACTTCTGATAAGGTATCtgaagacgaagaagagggtTTATCAGTTGCATTAGCGAATGTGACGGACAAAGGTGAAGTTATAAGTAAGAGAGAATGCTCGAAGCCGCGAGCTAGATTTGTTCGGATTGGAAGTAAACAGATGGTTGGTATTTACATCTCAGTGTGGGTGTGCAGAAAGCTGCGGAGGCATGTGAATAACTTGGAGGTTTCTCCAGTTGGGGTTGGACTCATGGGCTACATGGGCAACAAG GGTTCAGTGTCAGTGAGCATGACTCTTTTCCAAACGAGATTGTGCTTTGTTTGTTCTCATCTCACTTCTGGGCATAAGGTTGGGGACCAGCAGAAAAGGAACGCTGACGTGAATGACATTTTACAGCGAACGCGGTTCTCTTCTGTACAGGATGCCGATAAGCCACAGACAATTCCGTCGCACGA CCGAATTTTCTGGTTCGGAGATCTTAATTATCGCCTTAATTTATCGGACGCCGAGGTGAGGGCTCTTGTGGCTATGAAACAGTGGGATGAGCTAATCAACTATGATCAG CTAACCAAGGAGCTAAAAAGTGGGAGAATATTTGAAGGTTGGAAAGAGGGGTTAATTAATTTCCCTCCTACTTACAAGTATGAGAGAAACTCCAACAGATATGTGGGAGAAAGTAGTAGAGAAGGGGAAAAAAGGAGGTCACCTGCatg GTGCGATCGCATACTCTGGTTAGGAAAGGGGATAAGACAACTTTCATATTGGAGGTCGGAGCTAGACCTTTCCGATCATCGGCCCGTCGGGTCGATGTTTTCCGTCGAGGTGGAAGTGTTCAATCGGAGGAAACTCGAAAGAGTTCTTGTACTGCTTCCTTAG
- the LOC109728491 gene encoding putative pentatricopeptide repeat-containing protein At5g40405 produces MKSTNIAVSSRQISNSKPLLSSSNLHHFKQLHAKLLRTGEIEETLTLGKLVADVATSHPSNLRYAHSLFSRTPAPLRNAFMYNSMIRGSAESPDPDESVSFYKSMLRDGFRPNNYTYPFLLKACSRIPEHPHLGCSLHASVVHRGFEGKDPFIQTSLVSFYASIVDMDSARKVFDRSPKRDVTVWNALIKGYIMCSRHADAARAFRVMSVPGDEITMLSVASALANLGALEMGRWVHAYIDRNQMNMTVSLATALINMYAKCGEIESARYLFDRMPGKDVRMWSIMISGFAINGLAKEALDLFSQMKSAGFKPDSVTLTGVLSACSHAGMVQEGLRLLDRMAADYLIEPTIEHYGCVVDLLGRAGQLEEALALINRISLSADVALWGALLVACRVHKNLEMGEMVAKEMLKLDPVNAGARVFLSNVYAASGKWGLVEDVRKGMKEQMIYKPPGSSSIELDGTVHEFLSGDRSHSHSDQIYKMLDEICNIVRSRGHKSTTKEVTFDIDEEDKEACVSQHSEKLAVAFGLINTRKGAVLRIVKNLRICEDCHSVMKLVSEVFDRTIIVRDRNRFHHFNGGSCSCRDYW; encoded by the coding sequence ATGAAATCCACTAACATAGCCGTTAGCTCCcgccaaatttcaaattcaaaacccctcctctcctcttcaAACCTCCACCATTTCAAACAACTCCACGCCAAGCTCCTCCGAACCGGAGAGATcgaagaaaccctaaccctcggCAAgctcgtcgccgacgtcgccaCCTCCCACCCCTCCAACCTCCGCTATGCCCACTCCCTCTTCTCCCGAACCCCCGCCCCCCTCCGCAACGCCTTCATGTACAATTCCATGATCCGCGGCTCCGCCGAGAGCCCCGACCCCGACGAATCCGTCTCCTTCTACAAATCCATGCTTCGAGACGGGTTTCGGCCCAACAATTACACCTACCCATTTCTCCTCAAGGCGTGCTCTCGCATCCCCGAGCACCCACACCTCGGCTGCTCCCTCCACGCCTCCGTCGTCCACCGAGGGTTCGAAGGGAAAGACCCCTTTATACAAACCTCCCTCGTAAGTTTCTACGCTTCGATTGTCGACATGGACTCTGCGCGGAAGGTGTTCGATCGAAGTCCTAAGAGAGATGTAACCGTATGGAACGCGCTCATCAAAGGATATATCATGTGCTCTCGGCACGCGGACGCGGCTCGCGCGTTCAGGGTCATGAGCGTACCGGGGGACGAGATCACGATGCTGAGCGTTGCATCAGCATTGGCGAATCTCGGCGCGCTTGAAATGGGGAGGTGGGTGCATGCGTACATTGACCGGAATCAAATGAACATGACGGTGAGTCTTGCCACCGCGCTGATCAATATGTATGCAAAGTGTGGGGAAATCGAGAGCGCACGGTACTTGTTCGATCGAATGCCTGGGAAGGATGTCAGGATGTGGAGCATCATGATTAGCGGCTTCGCCATTAATGGGCTTGCGAAGGAGGCCTTGGACCTATTCTCTCAGATGAAATCCGCTGGCTTCAAGCCCGACTCGGTGACTCTAACTGGTGTATTAAGCGCATGCAGTCATGCAGGAATGGTTCAAGAAGGGCTGCGACTTCTCGACCGGATGGCTGCAGATTATCTCATCGAGCCCACGATCGAACACTATGGTTGTGTTGTTGATCTCTTAGGCAGGGCGGGGCAATTGGAAGAAGCATTGGCTTTGATTAACAGGATTTCGCTAAGTGCCGACGTCGCTCTCTGGGGTGCTCTTCTTGTAGCTTGTAGAGTCCACAAGAATCTCGAAATGGGGGAAATGGTCGCGAAAGAAATGCTAAAATTGGATCCTGTTAATGCAGGGGCCAGGGTGTTTTTATCTAATGTATATGCTGCTTCTGGCAAATGGGGTTTAGTTGAAGATGTAAGGAAGGGAATGAAGGAGCAAATGATATATAAGCCGCCAGGTTCTAGCTCGATCGAATTGGATGGCACAGTTCATGAATTCTTATCTGGCGACCGTTCACATTCTCACTCTGATCAGATATACAAAATGCTCGATGAAATTTGCAATATAGTGAGAAGTAGAGGGCATAAATCGACGACCAAAGAAGTCACTTTTGATATTGATGAGGAGGATAAGGAAGCATGTGTATCGCAACATAGTGAGAAGTTGGCGGTTGCATTTGGGTTGATTAATACAAGGAAAGGAGCGGTCCTGAGGATCGTAAAGAATTTAAGGATTTGCGAGGATTGCCACTCTGTAATGAAGTTGGTGTCTGAGGTATTCGATCGGACAATCATTGTTAGGGATCGGAATCGTTTTCATCACTTCAATGGTGGGTCATGTTCCTGCAGGGATTACTGGTGA